The Megalobrama amblycephala isolate DHTTF-2021 linkage group LG10, ASM1881202v1, whole genome shotgun sequence DNA segment AAATGActactattaaaacatttaaggtATACTCGACTTGTTTAATTTTTAGAAAGAAAATGCAACGAATTTCGATATTGCATCAAGCATAGTTCAAATATAAACCAGTTAAAATTAATAAGTGTTTTAGTATTTGGACTGTGACCTTTtcagctttaactgttatatattttgatCTAATCCGCAAAGTGCATCAGTATGAATTTGACACAATATGCTGTGGTCATTATTTAGctactttaaaatattacagtcAAGTATTTTCCTTATGATACAGGCAAATGCGTTTTACATCAAACTGCAAACACAATAAAGAGCTAGGCCTTCTACCACAatacttaaatatatttgtatgttTAGTGAACTGTTTGGCGGTGCTTAATGAATGGTGTGTTTCCCTCTCCCCAGGGTTAAGTGATCACATCCTCTCGGGGGGCTGCGTGGAAAAAGGAAAACATACACTTACATGATAATCGTTGCACAATTGACCAAAGACTCGTCGTTAACGCATGAACCTCGAGACCGTGATTAATTCCTGTAATACACGTCGAGATTTCTCTGTGATCTCAGTACTCGCGACAGGCGCACATTCACACTTACTGAGAGATAAAACACTGATGACCTCCGCGCGCTCAACGCGCAACTGATGAATGCTGAGCAATCACAGTTATTGATAAGGAAGCTTACTGATAGACAGAGGCCACAATGAGGGCGCAAACTTGCCATGCGTCTGACAATATTCTTGGAGTAGCCTATTTGCACACACTGACGAGTGTTTATGGTTTCAAATAGACACAACAAATTAGATTTTactttatgttttaaatatttcttaaaaaaaaaaaaaaaaaaaaaaagggggggggggggacgtGTCACATTAGAGACCTACATCCCAGGGTGGATGAGGGTAGCCTAGCCGACCCCGAGCTCAGCAAATTGTGGTGTGATTTTCTCGACTCTTTCACCACCTTCTGGGATAGACGTCTTTAGCTCCACAACACTGATTCTGCCTGGCGTGGGGGATAAAATCTGCGAGATTTATCGAGATACAGTGCGCAAATCCGACTAATTAGTCCCGGAAAAATGTCCAAGCACTTGTGAAATCCCACAATTCAGAAATGTCTATTCCCCCAAAACTTTCAACTGGCGTTAGATTTAACGGTTAAGCAGATAGTTCCCTCACACATTCCCCTCCGTCACTCGTTTTGAAGGTATGTGGACTTCAAAGGGTTAAGGGTACGAGCCTGTTCTCGGGAGCGAGTCCTGATCTCCTCTAATGACCTCCGTAAGTAAAAGTCAATTACTTCTGCGCCATGATCAGAGCGTCCAAATCCCCGGGGGAGCTTTGAGCTTCAGAAAGACTAATTAGGACTATTTCACTTTTTATTTACCGCAGACCAGACCCTCTCCGCATATATTCAACATAGAAATATAAGCGTCATCATTTACATTTCAGACTTTTTAAGCTGAAAACGTTTCTAGCGATGTGACTTCCTTTTTTTCCTTGACCGTTCTTGAACTTTAGAAACatgacacatttaaaatgttgtacAACATTTGCAGCCATCCATCATAACCTGAGAACCATATCTGGCAACCCTATAGTTTCGTTTTGTATTCACAGTATCATCTAACACACAACACACTGTTGCATTTTACGTGGTAGGCCAACTTATACAactgtgtggaaaaaaaaaaaatcctccagaCACATGAGTAACACTGTATACACACCAAGCCTgtttgtttgagtgtgtgtgcttGTAGTTCCTGAAGAGACAAAGAGGAGTTATTGTGCTTTGTGTCTGTTCTCATCCAACCTGATTAAACAGTTGAGGCAGGTATGTCACCTGCTGTCTTTCGTCTTCATGGCCATGGGCATATTTTCGGCATTTAGAAGACGCCTACGCCAAAatgtacatgcacacacattcatCTGGCAGGCTCGAGCATTGCTTTGTGCTCACATTGGAGTGTGCTCTTTCAATATGTCAGACAAGGTGCCTCACTTGACAAGTGCAGTTTATGTCTTGACGTGAGTGCGCGCgcgtgtttttctttttctttttagggAAATCCCTTCAGCCTGTAAGGACCAAAAACAAATTGTTTCCAAGTAACGCATAATATAGGTCTATAATATAACAGAAAATGTAAACATAGCGGGTGTATTCCCCATGGATGCCTGCAGGTGTATTAGTTTTGCTCTTTCTTTACTCATTAGTCTTTTTCTCCTACAGAAACTTTCTGGAATCAGACATGGGCAGTAAGACGCTCCCAGCACCCGTGCCTCTTCATCCTTCTCTGCAGCTGGCGAACTACTCCTTCCTTCAGACCTCCAACGGGCTGCATTTGCCTGCCGACCACATGCCCAGCATCTACAGTTTCAGTGCCCTGCATGCCGTCCACCTGCACCAGTGGACTCTGGGCTACCCACCGTTCACTTTGCCACGCTGTACCTTCTCCAAGCTGCCTGGCCTGGTGGACGCACGCTTCCCTCTACCCTCAATCCCTCTGTTCCCCCATCTCGTCCAGCCCGCCAAGCAGGAATCACCCGGGCCTGGTTCTGGAGCGTCCAGCAAAAGCAAACCCCGTTTTGACTTTGCCAACCTGGCAGCGGCCGCAACGCAGGATGACGCCCTGAAGGCGGAAGATCTGAGCACTAACAATGGGCACGTGCGCTCGCCCTCGTTAGGCTGCCTGCTAGATGTGGCCAAGCTCTCCTCGCCAGAAAGAAAACCCAGCCGTGGACGACTGCCATCCAAGACGAAAAAGGAGTTTGTGTGCAAGTTCTGTGGCCGCCACTTCACTAAGTCCTACAACCTGTTGATCCACGAGCGCACGCACACAGACGAACGGCCGTACACTTGTGACATCTGTCACAAGGCCTTC contains these protein-coding regions:
- the osr1 gene encoding protein odd-skipped-related 1; translated protein: MGSKTLPAPVPLHPSLQLANYSFLQTSNGLHLPADHMPSIYSFSALHAVHLHQWTLGYPPFTLPRCTFSKLPGLVDARFPLPSIPLFPHLVQPAKQESPGPGSGASSKSKPRFDFANLAAAATQDDALKAEDLSTNNGHVRSPSLGCLLDVAKLSSPERKPSRGRLPSKTKKEFVCKFCGRHFTKSYNLLIHERTHTDERPYTCDICHKAFRRQDHLRDHRYIHSKEKPFKCQECGKGFCQSRTLAVHKTLHMQVKELKPAKIK